In Dyadobacter subterraneus, a single genomic region encodes these proteins:
- a CDS encoding DUF4394 domain-containing protein codes for MEIFKQHLRKATFALGLAASLAMYSCEDHRLAPTEQALPDRIFYALSDNNQLYELNVKNTTTPLRSFSITGLESGDVLAGIDFRPATGQLYAISSQSNLYQINVKSGDQQGKATRIGTAPIATTLAGSNIGFDFNPTVDRIRVVTNTAQNLRLHPETGAVVAGDSPLNGPSTTIGAVAYTNSRAGVTAAPGVGTTLYDIDPVADILYIQNPPNPGALVAVGGLGLDIQDVGGFDISPDINSGDVYPIASVKIANEWELDYVNLATGKLQKLGKLPTGVNIIGIAIPSLPVAYALDGSNNIKIFNPTNGYDYGTKAVTLPMGVTLLGIDIRPANGRLHALGSNSKIYGIDLGSGAATELSSLKLLSDNSPLTISGTIFGVDFNPAADRLRVVSNTGQSLRINVTDGTTVVDGALKIGVGGPTPFVTAVAYTNSYPGVVAANTTLFDIDSESNLLYKQIPPNDGILTDPKSLGIDVDATIGFDIGNISGTGYAIFTVGGNTSFYSVDLASGTVQHKFPFNAPVKGLALGFGL; via the coding sequence ATGGAAATTTTTAAGCAACATTTGAGAAAGGCAACGTTTGCTCTTGGTCTCGCGGCATCCCTGGCGATGTATTCCTGCGAAGATCACCGACTTGCTCCCACAGAACAAGCACTTCCGGACAGGATTTTCTACGCACTTTCCGACAACAACCAACTTTACGAGCTTAATGTAAAAAACACTACAACACCACTCAGATCATTTTCAATTACCGGTTTGGAAAGCGGTGACGTTCTTGCCGGCATAGATTTTCGTCCGGCAACTGGCCAGCTTTATGCAATCAGTTCTCAAAGTAATCTTTATCAAATCAATGTAAAATCCGGTGATCAGCAAGGTAAGGCAACCAGAATTGGTACTGCGCCCATAGCTACAACATTAGCTGGTTCAAATATTGGCTTTGACTTCAATCCTACTGTTGACAGAATTCGTGTTGTTACAAATACAGCTCAAAATCTTCGTCTGCATCCTGAAACCGGCGCCGTCGTTGCAGGCGATTCTCCATTAAACGGACCATCTACCACAATTGGCGCAGTTGCTTATACTAACAGCCGTGCAGGTGTAACTGCTGCCCCGGGCGTTGGCACTACACTTTATGATATTGATCCGGTTGCTGATATCCTGTACATTCAAAACCCTCCAAATCCTGGCGCTTTGGTAGCTGTTGGCGGCTTGGGGCTTGACATCCAGGATGTTGGTGGATTTGATATTTCACCGGACATTAATTCGGGTGATGTTTATCCGATTGCTTCCGTTAAAATTGCCAATGAATGGGAACTTGATTATGTCAATCTTGCAACTGGAAAACTGCAAAAACTTGGAAAACTGCCAACTGGTGTAAATATTATCGGTATTGCAATACCTTCTCTTCCTGTTGCTTATGCATTGGACGGGTCTAACAATATTAAGATTTTCAATCCAACAAACGGATATGATTATGGTACAAAAGCCGTGACCTTGCCAATGGGGGTAACATTGCTGGGTATTGATATCAGGCCGGCAAACGGACGTTTGCACGCATTGGGAAGCAATAGTAAAATCTACGGAATTGACCTTGGCTCTGGCGCAGCTACTGAATTATCAAGCCTGAAACTTTTATCAGATAATTCCCCTCTCACGATAAGCGGTACCATTTTTGGTGTAGATTTTAACCCTGCTGCTGACAGATTAAGAGTTGTAAGCAACACAGGACAAAGTTTGAGAATCAATGTCACAGATGGCACGACCGTCGTGGACGGAGCATTGAAAATCGGTGTTGGCGGGCCAACTCCTTTTGTGACCGCAGTAGCTTATACCAATAGCTACCCTGGCGTTGTGGCAGCGAATACAACTTTGTTTGATATCGACAGCGAATCTAATCTTCTTTACAAACAAATACCACCGAATGATGGAATCTTGACTGATCCAAAATCTCTCGGCATTGATGTTGACGCTACCATTGGATTTGACATAGGAAATATTTCGGGCACCGGATATGCTATTTTCACCGTGGGCGGCAATACAAGTTTCTATTCTGTTGATCTTGCATCAGGTACTGTTCAACACAAATTCCCATTCAATGCACCTGTTAAAGGACTGGCGTTGGGTTTCGGATTATAG
- a CDS encoding START domain-containing protein: MFKRLIFLLISISTFSTVYAQENWKLSTEKDGVKVFTKSILTSKVKALKIETVLNASASQLVAVIMDVEKGKEWVYSTKSCVLLKQVSPSELYYYSEVILPWPAQNRDFIAHIMVSQNPSTKIITVDAPCVTGYVPEKANIVRIQKSLGKWIITPISKSQVKIEYTLAVDPAGSIPAWLVNLVASQGPLETFKKLRTQLLKTEYQNVKLSYIID; this comes from the coding sequence ATGTTCAAAAGATTAATATTTTTACTCATTTCAATCTCCACTTTTTCAACTGTTTATGCCCAGGAAAACTGGAAACTCAGCACTGAAAAAGACGGCGTTAAGGTTTTTACAAAATCAATACTGACTTCAAAAGTCAAGGCATTAAAAATAGAAACTGTCCTGAACGCGTCGGCGTCACAGCTTGTGGCGGTAATTATGGATGTTGAAAAAGGCAAAGAATGGGTGTACAGTACCAAATCCTGTGTTTTGCTCAAACAGGTTTCGCCTTCCGAATTGTATTATTACTCAGAGGTAATTCTTCCCTGGCCGGCACAAAATCGCGATTTCATTGCGCATATCATGGTCAGTCAAAATCCTTCAACCAAAATAATTACAGTCGATGCGCCATGCGTGACCGGCTACGTTCCGGAAAAAGCAAATATTGTCAGAATACAAAAGTCGCTCGGAAAATGGATTATTACTCCTATATCAAAAAGCCAGGTTAAGATAGAATATACACTCGCTGTTGATCCGGCTGGGTCTATTCCTGCCTGGCTTGTCAATCTGGTAGCTTCACAAGGACCACTGGAAACGTTTAAGAAACTCAGGACTCAACTGCTGAAAACCGAATATCAAAATGTAAAATTATCCTATATTATTGATTAA
- a CDS encoding sialidase family protein, giving the protein MKKISFLLFIFLFAASAYRCPDFFSEGERGPFPISLPDGDASGAYLTIDNNTNPVLSWVQQVSPNNYRMFYAVSFDGGHTFEKPKWITTSKGIYPHDENLSKLIYRKNGDMIAIFAVSNPSKENKFAGLLYYTQSFDNGLVWTEPKQLSPAKSESNDERYFDMTLLPDGEVGVVWLDSRKPGKAMTSGHDHERMDMMEGSSIYFSKTDHRNGFIEESRIAESSCQCCCTKLLTDESGELHLTYRAILNDSIRDMVHSVSTDNGKTFSKPDRISADNWVIRGCPHTGPAMTGNQSGLHFAWYTMGTGKGIFYCNTTDDKNFSPKESISASASAKHPQIISNKKGKLAIVWDELNEEGNSRIGIQTRDMNGKLLKTGFLTPKTVNATFPVALPSGPNGILVAYTKKTGDKNQVFYDWKSLGE; this is encoded by the coding sequence ATGAAAAAGATTTCTTTCTTACTTTTTATATTCTTATTTGCAGCAAGCGCCTACCGTTGTCCTGATTTTTTCTCAGAAGGAGAAAGAGGTCCTTTTCCAATTTCTCTGCCAGACGGAGACGCTTCCGGAGCCTACCTGACAATTGATAATAACACCAATCCGGTCCTCAGCTGGGTTCAGCAGGTAAGTCCAAATAATTACAGAATGTTTTACGCGGTTTCATTTGACGGTGGCCACACATTTGAAAAACCGAAGTGGATTACCACTTCAAAAGGAATTTATCCGCATGATGAAAATCTTTCAAAACTCATTTATAGAAAAAATGGTGATATGATCGCGATTTTTGCCGTCAGTAATCCCAGCAAAGAGAACAAATTTGCAGGACTGCTTTATTACACGCAGTCATTTGATAACGGCCTAGTATGGACCGAACCAAAACAATTATCTCCCGCAAAATCCGAAAGTAACGATGAGCGCTATTTCGACATGACGCTTCTTCCTGATGGTGAGGTTGGCGTTGTATGGCTTGATTCCAGAAAACCAGGAAAGGCGATGACATCCGGACATGATCATGAACGTATGGATATGATGGAAGGTTCTTCAATTTACTTCTCAAAAACAGATCATAGAAATGGATTTATTGAAGAAAGCAGGATTGCAGAATCTTCCTGTCAATGTTGCTGTACCAAATTATTAACCGACGAATCCGGCGAGCTGCACCTTACTTACCGGGCAATCTTAAATGACAGCATCCGTGATATGGTTCATTCTGTTTCTACGGATAATGGCAAAACATTTTCGAAGCCTGATCGCATCAGTGCAGATAACTGGGTGATACGCGGTTGTCCGCATACCGGACCTGCGATGACAGGCAACCAGTCAGGCTTACACTTTGCCTGGTACACGATGGGAACCGGAAAGGGAATTTTTTACTGCAATACTACGGATGATAAAAACTTTTCTCCGAAAGAAAGTATCAGTGCTTCGGCTTCAGCAAAACATCCGCAAATTATTTCAAATAAAAAAGGGAAACTGGCGATTGTCTGGGATGAACTTAATGAGGAAGGAAATTCCAGAATTGGTATCCAGACCAGGGATATGAATGGAAAACTTTTAAAAACTGGCTTCCTGACTCCCAAAACCGTAAATGCAACCTTTCCTGTGGCTCTTCCATCCGGACCAAACGGAATTCTTGTAGCCTACACGAAAAAAACGGGAGACAAAAATCAGGTATTTTATGACTGGAAAAGTCTTGGTGAGTAA
- a CDS encoding FRG domain-containing protein: protein MSKNYDLTPTLVREPVHPYIKRSMDYIENKLVQTHTAQSIRLAKIKSEFPNVYKALLYHNIKLKMIWDFCYHANLCGLAIPEKMDFFDYEIHREPNILFPGIPKEDAFKQRLLNNHPTSPKPTLSTGLAQHHGIPTRLLDFTLDPLRAIYFASLGQGYSDIWVWAIKLSNFGEAMVEHKKFITDEKKVKPLLSQYSVAIMPSASNSYLYNQRGIFLYPKHANEYLLEFGKHPDLKDFMEAYYGDAKHQLTQIVLTRIHMDKLKYF from the coding sequence ATGAGCAAAAATTATGACCTAACCCCTACATTAGTCAGAGAGCCTGTACATCCATACATTAAGCGGTCTATGGATTACATTGAAAACAAACTAGTTCAAACTCATACGGCGCAATCCATTCGGCTTGCAAAAATAAAATCTGAATTTCCAAATGTATACAAGGCATTACTGTATCACAATATTAAACTAAAAATGATCTGGGATTTCTGTTATCATGCGAATCTTTGCGGTTTAGCTATACCAGAAAAAATGGATTTTTTCGATTATGAAATACATCGGGAACCGAATATTTTGTTTCCGGGCATCCCAAAGGAAGACGCCTTTAAGCAAAGACTATTGAATAACCATCCTACATCTCCAAAACCGACTCTAAGTACTGGGTTAGCACAACATCATGGCATACCAACCAGATTGTTAGACTTTACTCTTGATCCTTTAAGAGCAATATATTTTGCTTCGCTGGGGCAAGGATATTCTGATATCTGGGTGTGGGCCATTAAACTTTCGAATTTTGGAGAAGCCATGGTTGAGCATAAAAAATTTATTACAGACGAGAAAAAGGTTAAACCATTGCTAAGTCAATATTCCGTTGCAATAATGCCTTCCGCCTCCAATAGTTATTTGTACAACCAAAGAGGAATATTTTTATATCCGAAACATGCTAATGAGTATCTGCTCGAATTTGGCAAGCATCCCGATTTGAAAGATTTTATGGAAGCTTATTATGGTGATGCAAAACATCAATTAACTCAAATTGTGCTTACGCGAATACATATGGATAAATTAAAATACTTTTAG
- the tnpC gene encoding IS66 family transposase codes for MTAAEPDYKLLYEQAQQKLEQTEQKLRLALLDANELRRKLFGIRSDNRVKKHLEGQLDLFPLGATSEDIQNSEELAVREAKSLNQEQDNQGEKRQKAARTRMVLPDELEREEVIIDPEGDLTEYKVIGQEVTEILVMVPACFKVRRIVRRKWALRDSVNSDAKGVLIAPIPSRTIQRGLFDESVLAHLLTGKFVDHLPLYRQKQIFERIGMKIPPSTLTDNTNAACKSLEPIYNALKREVLANLYLQIDETSIQVLENSGKKGSSHKGYLWAYHAPADGLVFFDYCPGRDKTGPERILKDFSGVIQTDGYNVYQSLFEKNQSIYHYFCMSHIRRKFDEAVKNDNQRAAWAVGTIGQLYGIEKEIREHTPPLSEGQIVEKRMTKALPILTQLHEWMQQEYPKVLPQSPIGKAIGYALPLMESMRLYALHGDLQIDNNLIENAIRPIALGRRNYLFAGTHDTAQNAAMIYSLFATCKKHGVNPNDWLLDILRKMNDPDYDGRFSDLLPNRWKLNQ; via the coding sequence ATGACCGCAGCAGAACCAGACTATAAATTATTATACGAACAGGCCCAGCAGAAGCTGGAGCAGACCGAGCAAAAACTTAGGCTGGCGCTGTTGGATGCTAATGAATTACGCAGAAAACTTTTCGGAATAAGATCTGATAACAGAGTAAAAAAACATCTGGAAGGGCAACTTGATCTTTTCCCTTTAGGTGCCACATCTGAGGATATACAAAACTCGGAAGAACTTGCAGTTAGGGAAGCTAAGAGTCTTAACCAGGAGCAGGACAACCAAGGTGAAAAGCGTCAGAAAGCAGCTCGCACAAGAATGGTATTGCCAGACGAGCTGGAAAGGGAAGAAGTCATAATTGATCCTGAAGGTGATCTGACTGAATATAAAGTGATTGGTCAGGAAGTCACTGAAATACTGGTAATGGTCCCTGCCTGCTTCAAGGTGCGCAGAATCGTTCGCCGCAAGTGGGCATTGAGAGATTCTGTTAACTCAGATGCAAAGGGTGTACTGATTGCACCAATACCATCCCGGACAATCCAACGAGGTCTCTTTGATGAATCCGTCCTTGCACATCTTCTTACCGGTAAATTCGTGGATCATCTCCCACTGTACCGGCAAAAGCAGATCTTCGAGCGGATAGGAATGAAAATCCCGCCTTCGACACTAACGGATAATACCAATGCAGCATGTAAATCCCTGGAACCGATCTACAATGCTTTGAAGCGTGAAGTATTGGCCAATCTGTACTTGCAGATTGACGAGACCAGCATACAGGTCCTGGAAAACAGCGGAAAGAAAGGAAGCTCTCACAAGGGCTACTTGTGGGCTTATCATGCCCCTGCAGATGGACTGGTTTTCTTCGATTATTGTCCAGGGCGAGATAAAACAGGACCGGAAAGAATATTAAAAGACTTCTCAGGCGTTATCCAGACTGATGGATACAATGTCTATCAGAGCCTTTTTGAGAAGAATCAATCCATCTACCATTACTTTTGTATGTCCCATATCCGCAGGAAGTTTGATGAAGCGGTTAAAAATGACAACCAGAGAGCTGCTTGGGCGGTAGGAACTATCGGTCAGCTTTACGGGATTGAAAAGGAAATCCGTGAGCATACGCCACCACTCAGTGAAGGTCAGATTGTCGAAAAAAGGATGACGAAAGCCCTGCCGATACTCACCCAACTACACGAATGGATGCAGCAGGAGTATCCCAAAGTACTACCACAGAGTCCTATTGGAAAGGCGATTGGATATGCTCTTCCATTGATGGAAAGTATGAGACTATATGCGCTCCATGGAGATTTACAAATCGATAATAATCTGATCGAGAATGCTATCAGACCAATCGCATTGGGTCGGCGTAATTACCTCTTTGCAGGCACGCATGACACTGCTCAAAATGCTGCCATGATCTATTCTCTTTTCGCCACATGTAAAAAGCATGGAGTAAATCCGAACGACTGGCTGCTGGATATTCTTCGCAAAATGAATGATCCTGATTATGATGGTAGATTCTCAGACCTTCTTCCAAACCGCTGGAAACTGAATCAATAA
- the tnpB gene encoding IS66 family insertion sequence element accessory protein TnpB (TnpB, as the term is used for proteins encoded by IS66 family insertion elements, is considered an accessory protein, since TnpC, encoded by a neighboring gene, is a DDE family transposase.) — MLSLSSSTRYFLFSQPVDMRCGVYSLAGLVQNGLKLNPLSGDVFVFIGKRANQVRLLQWDGDGYALYAKRLEAGTFERPSDKKLLISTRELTLILQGVKLKSVQLRKRYKQLSTY, encoded by the coding sequence ATGCTGTCTTTATCTTCTTCTACACGTTACTTCTTGTTCAGCCAGCCTGTGGATATGCGCTGCGGAGTCTATTCGCTCGCAGGCCTGGTACAAAACGGTTTAAAGCTGAACCCGCTATCAGGTGATGTCTTTGTGTTTATTGGAAAACGAGCTAATCAGGTGCGTCTGCTACAATGGGATGGCGACGGCTACGCACTCTATGCAAAACGATTAGAGGCAGGTACCTTTGAGCGCCCGTCAGATAAAAAATTACTGATCTCTACGAGGGAACTGACGCTAATTTTACAAGGTGTTAAGTTAAAATCTGTTCAGCTGCGCAAGCGTTATAAACAACTGTCCACCTATTAA
- the tnpA gene encoding IS66 family insertion sequence element accessory protein TnpA — MKKEQHKSQQRYHQLYLRWKSSGKGARVFCEQESVKYSTFWYWAKRFKASTLPEAEFIEMKVNKIEVKSSQPVAELRVTDKSALVFYELPEPSWVKALLA, encoded by the coding sequence ATGAAAAAAGAACAACACAAATCCCAGCAACGGTATCACCAGCTCTATCTTCGATGGAAAAGTAGCGGAAAAGGTGCTCGTGTATTCTGCGAGCAGGAATCCGTTAAGTATTCAACATTCTGGTATTGGGCCAAAAGGTTTAAAGCCAGTACTCTTCCGGAGGCTGAGTTCATCGAAATGAAGGTTAATAAGATCGAAGTAAAGTCTTCTCAACCAGTCGCGGAACTTCGAGTGACCGACAAAAGTGCTCTTGTTTTCTATGAGTTGCCAGAGCCCTCATGGGTAAAAGCACTACTGGCTTAA
- a CDS encoding right-handed parallel beta-helix repeat-containing protein: MKDGYRRLLTLQPEINTVSVVDRNTLVINNALKIAPKVVITYSGKYWCRGNRGGEGGSYYRYDRDPAGITWWQAGDGNGSPGGINIPSNRTFEMRDNVTLKMRGTFMHAYNFITIWNKENVTIRGGNIIGDFDLDPALNEHKRADGTFDEGQWGYGISLQGSKNVLIENVDISKMWADGINLSPDYLHNYIVNSNITIRNTKSHHNRRQGMSIDGGSKLTFYGCEFSNIKGQDPQSGVDLERDTNNSLVQLKDVLFIGCKFLNNMIGARTAYSPKDEISVKFDHCLFDGNVSWDYDSYTASGIVFTNCKFAYQQSRFFSIELVGTKNHKFENCEFNNAIRTRPRDVGTVTYRCKNLYFENSKCLNVRYNSSNLYKFFDLSNSINAKIKHCKFESTSLQDDRILISADGAENIEVINNTMRELGEIFVIKNVNGFKFNNNTEINTLRVTGIFKGNVKHFEMCRNQFSGNSYFSKNALAPVLYLDGTGTAFGKITDNVVYKDAIFTPISKPNSNGTGLYREYSSTSDNIVIANNKTFGFTNENAFQFNVASTNLSVSYFK; encoded by the coding sequence TTGAAAGATGGATACAGGCGATTGCTTACATTACAACCAGAAATTAACACTGTTTCTGTGGTCGATAGAAATACTTTGGTTATTAATAACGCCTTGAAGATAGCCCCAAAAGTTGTGATAACATATTCTGGTAAATATTGGTGCCGGGGGAATAGAGGAGGTGAAGGAGGCTCTTATTACCGTTACGATCGAGATCCTGCTGGGATTACGTGGTGGCAAGCGGGCGATGGAAACGGATCGCCCGGAGGGATAAACATTCCATCGAACAGAACCTTTGAGATGAGAGATAACGTAACGCTTAAAATGAGAGGTACATTTATGCATGCATATAACTTCATTACGATTTGGAACAAAGAGAACGTTACAATCAGAGGCGGTAATATTATAGGGGACTTTGATTTAGATCCGGCATTAAACGAACATAAGCGCGCCGATGGTACTTTCGATGAAGGGCAATGGGGTTATGGAATATCACTGCAAGGTTCAAAAAACGTATTAATTGAAAATGTAGATATTTCTAAAATGTGGGCTGATGGCATTAATCTATCTCCTGATTATCTCCATAATTACATTGTGAATTCTAACATTACGATAAGAAACACCAAATCTCATCACAACAGAAGGCAAGGGATGAGTATTGACGGAGGTTCGAAATTAACGTTTTATGGGTGTGAATTTTCCAATATTAAAGGGCAGGACCCTCAAAGTGGCGTTGACCTTGAAAGAGATACCAATAATTCATTAGTTCAACTGAAAGATGTGTTATTCATTGGTTGTAAGTTTCTCAACAATATGATAGGGGCCAGAACTGCTTACAGTCCCAAAGACGAAATCTCCGTTAAATTCGACCACTGCCTTTTTGATGGGAATGTATCTTGGGATTACGATTCTTATACAGCAAGTGGTATTGTATTTACTAATTGTAAATTTGCTTACCAACAAAGTAGATTTTTTTCAATAGAACTTGTTGGTACGAAAAATCATAAATTCGAAAACTGTGAATTTAACAATGCAATCAGAACAAGGCCGAGAGATGTTGGCACTGTAACTTATAGATGTAAAAATCTATATTTTGAAAATTCTAAATGTTTAAATGTTAGATATAATTCATCCAATCTATATAAGTTTTTTGACTTAAGTAATTCAATAAATGCCAAAATAAAACATTGTAAATTTGAAAGTACATCTCTTCAAGATGATAGAATCCTTATTTCAGCAGATGGTGCCGAAAATATAGAAGTGATTAACAATACAATGCGGGAATTAGGGGAAATTTTTGTTATTAAAAATGTAAATGGATTCAAATTCAACAATAATACAGAAATAAATACGCTTCGTGTAACTGGCATCTTCAAGGGAAATGTTAAACACTTTGAAATGTGCCGTAATCAATTTTCTGGTAATTCTTATTTTTCGAAAAACGCATTAGCCCCTGTGCTTTACTTAGATGGAACAGGTACTGCATTTGGTAAAATTACAGACAATGTAGTTTATAAGGATGCCATATTCACACCTATTAGTAAACCTAACTCAAATGGGACAGGTTTATATAGGGAATATAGTAGTACGTCTGATAATATTGTTATCGCAAATAATAAAACTTTTGGCTTCACAAATGAAAATGCTTTCCAGTTTAATGTTGCTTCGACAAACTTATCTGTAAGCTATTTTAAATGA
- a CDS encoding tyrosine-type recombinase/integrase — protein sequence MTLREKKQAILRVITSVNYHMNKIATNLDIDVKINTYEARHSFATTLLRSDAPLAFISQSLGHSSMATTQRYLGSFEVGKAKEYLSALIPKSPESES from the coding sequence ACACTGAGAGAAAAGAAACAAGCAATACTCCGTGTAATTACCAGTGTAAATTATCACATGAATAAAATCGCTACAAATCTCGATATTGATGTTAAAATAAACACCTACGAGGCACGGCATAGCTTTGCGACAACCCTACTCCGTTCTGATGCTCCATTGGCATTTATTTCTCAGTCTCTGGGTCATTCAAGTATGGCGACGACTCAAAGGTATCTTGGATCTTTTGAAGTTGGTAAAGCGAAGGAATATTTGAGTGCTTTGATACCTAAATCTCCGGAAAGTGAATCGTAA